A genomic region of Pseudomonadota bacterium contains the following coding sequences:
- the dinB gene encoding DNA polymerase IV, producing MNPKIILCIDMDAYFASVEQKANPCLKEKPIAVIGSGARTIITTSSYEARGYGVKTGMNVYEARKLCPHIIFVVGNNRKYIDTCRELEKIYYKVTPDVEIYSIDEAFLNVTGTCHLFGSPEEMGVSIKRLVKNRFGINCTVGIGPNILMAKLASDLAKPNGLWEIKPEEVTPLLENMPVKKLWGIGMHTEKKLEAMGIKTCGELGRTPVSILRSRFGIIGETLKEIGMGVCARALITTEEEPKSIGHGMTLPKDICDREEMESYILQLSEMVGRRARGYGYMGKTLSLTLRYTDFETFTKQTTLPFYTDDTHKIYRHVLSVLHKIRLKDRVRLIGVRISNIIKNPRQMSLFEDTERRKSLLKAMDEVNNRYGDFKLTWAAYMRQIECPRVISPAWRPSGLRNVDIK from the coding sequence ATGAACCCGAAAATAATTCTATGCATAGACATGGATGCCTATTTTGCATCTGTTGAACAGAAAGCAAATCCCTGTCTCAAGGAAAAGCCCATAGCTGTTATCGGTTCAGGGGCGAGGACGATAATTACCACCTCATCGTATGAGGCGAGGGGATATGGCGTAAAAACAGGCATGAATGTTTATGAAGCAAGGAAACTCTGTCCACATATTATTTTTGTGGTAGGGAATAACCGGAAATATATTGATACCTGCAGGGAGCTTGAAAAGATATACTACAAGGTTACCCCTGACGTCGAGATATACTCGATTGACGAGGCCTTTCTTAATGTAACCGGTACATGCCACCTGTTCGGGAGCCCGGAGGAAATGGGGGTCTCTATTAAGCGACTTGTTAAAAACCGTTTCGGTATCAACTGTACCGTTGGGATAGGACCTAACATTCTTATGGCGAAACTTGCAAGTGATCTTGCAAAACCCAACGGGTTGTGGGAGATAAAACCGGAAGAAGTAACACCCTTACTTGAAAATATGCCGGTAAAGAAGTTGTGGGGAATAGGCATGCATACAGAGAAAAAGCTTGAAGCCATGGGTATCAAAACGTGCGGAGAACTTGGCAGAACACCCGTTAGTATCCTGAGGAGCCGATTTGGCATTATAGGCGAAACCCTGAAAGAAATAGGTATGGGTGTATGCGCAAGAGCCCTTATCACAACAGAAGAAGAGCCTAAATCCATAGGGCACGGCATGACCCTCCCAAAGGATATATGCGACAGGGAAGAGATGGAATCCTATATCCTTCAACTGAGCGAAATGGTGGGAAGGAGGGCAAGAGGATACGGATATATGGGAAAAACGTTGTCCCTTACCTTAAGGTACACTGATTTTGAAACCTTTACAAAACAGACTACATTGCCTTTTTATACTGATGATACCCACAAGATATACCGCCATGTCCTGTCTGTCCTGCACAAGATAAGGCTTAAGGACAGGGTGAGACTCATCGGTGTACGTATCTCCAATATCATAAAAAATCCCCGACAAATGTCTTTATTTGAAGATACTGAAAGGAGAAAATCTCTTCTTAAAGCAATGGACGAGGTCAACAACAGATATGGCGATTTCAAACTGACGTGGGCGGCATATATGAGACAGATAGAGTGCCCGCGTGTCATATCCCCTGCATGGAGACCATCGGGATTGAGGAATGTTGATATAAAGTAG
- a CDS encoding GYD domain-containing protein — translation MPIYIMFSKLTDEGRATIKRQPDRIKEVDKEIEKMGVKVLTQYALLGEFDFVNILEAPNNETVARLSIELGSRGTVQLMTLPAIPVFEFIEKMEIQHDSSTDLERPEIPEEYREKMY, via the coding sequence ATGCCTATATATATTATGTTTAGTAAACTTACCGATGAAGGCAGGGCAACAATTAAGAGACAACCGGATCGCATCAAAGAAGTCGATAAAGAAATTGAAAAAATGGGTGTAAAAGTCCTCACCCAATACGCTCTTTTAGGTGAGTTTGATTTTGTAAACATCCTCGAAGCACCCAATAATGAAACGGTTGCAAGGTTATCAATCGAATTAGGATCGAGAGGCACAGTACAACTTATGACACTCCCGGCAATTCCTGTTTTCGAATTTATCGAGAAAATGGAAATTCAACATGATTCGTCTACGGATTTGGAAAGACCTGAGATTCCTGAAGAATATCGAGAAAAAATGTATTAA
- the cobA gene encoding uroporphyrinogen-III C-methyltransferase produces MGKVYLVGAGPGDPKLITLRGLKLIKGADTIIYDYLINKDLLGFAGNDAELIYVGKQASCHEMPQADINALLVKKAKEKGLVVRLKGGDPFMFGRGGEEAEFLAEHRVDFEIVPGVTSAISAPAYAGIPLTHREYASSVAFITGHEDASKTESTIRWDALAHGCDTLVFLMGIKNLKDIKRNLIKAGKDPCTPACVIQWGTLPEQKVVSGNLKEIDVLAKAEGIKPPGVIVVGNVAGLRERLKWFEKKPLFGKKIAVTRPPRQSTKFGSVLMEKGARVIYIPTIEIEPIDPNKALLKSFKRIRSYYCIIFTSVNGASIFFDNLFKIGMDARDLYGIKVLPIGEATASFLKSVGIVPDLVPEQFTSEGIVHVLKDLDIKDNVFLLPRAKDARDVIVDYIKNQGGKCDVVPLYKASLPETPALLTEKPDIITFTSSSTVSNFLKIYGRKALNNTLIASIGPITTETLRKNNIEVHIESGKHDTNGLAEAIEQYITK; encoded by the coding sequence ATGGGTAAAGTATACCTTGTAGGTGCAGGTCCTGGCGATCCGAAGCTCATTACCCTGAGAGGGCTTAAATTGATCAAAGGGGCAGATACTATCATTTATGACTATCTTATTAACAAAGATCTGCTCGGTTTTGCCGGAAATGATGCAGAGCTTATTTATGTCGGTAAGCAGGCCTCCTGTCATGAAATGCCACAAGCCGATATCAATGCACTATTAGTCAAAAAAGCAAAGGAAAAAGGCCTTGTTGTCAGACTTAAAGGCGGCGACCCTTTTATGTTCGGCAGAGGAGGTGAAGAGGCAGAATTTCTGGCAGAACACAGGGTAGACTTCGAGATTGTCCCCGGGGTAACGTCTGCCATATCGGCACCGGCTTACGCAGGCATCCCTCTGACCCACAGAGAATATGCCTCTTCGGTGGCATTTATCACAGGCCATGAGGACGCATCAAAGACAGAATCAACAATCAGATGGGATGCCCTTGCCCACGGCTGCGACACGCTTGTGTTTTTAATGGGTATAAAAAATCTGAAGGATATTAAGAGAAATTTAATCAAAGCAGGCAAGGACCCATGCACACCTGCATGTGTAATCCAGTGGGGTACTCTGCCGGAGCAAAAAGTTGTTTCGGGGAATTTAAAGGAAATTGATGTATTAGCGAAGGCAGAGGGCATAAAACCTCCGGGAGTTATTGTTGTAGGCAATGTAGCCGGATTAAGAGAACGTTTGAAATGGTTTGAAAAAAAACCGCTTTTCGGAAAAAAGATCGCCGTCACAAGGCCTCCCCGTCAATCGACAAAATTCGGCAGCGTGCTTATGGAAAAGGGCGCCCGCGTAATTTACATACCCACAATCGAGATAGAGCCTATTGATCCGAACAAAGCCCTCCTGAAATCATTTAAAAGGATCAGGAGTTACTACTGCATCATATTTACGAGTGTAAACGGTGCATCAATTTTCTTTGATAATCTTTTTAAGATAGGGATGGATGCAAGAGATTTGTACGGTATAAAAGTTTTGCCCATAGGAGAGGCTACTGCCTCTTTTTTAAAATCCGTTGGTATCGTTCCGGATCTTGTCCCTGAACAATTCACTTCCGAAGGGATTGTTCATGTGCTGAAAGATTTGGATATAAAGGATAATGTATTCCTGCTTCCCAGGGCAAAGGATGCCCGTGATGTTATTGTAGATTACATAAAGAATCAGGGCGGTAAATGCGACGTTGTTCCTCTTTACAAGGCCTCTTTGCCTGAAACGCCTGCCCTGTTGACAGAAAAACCTGACATCATCACATTTACAAGTTCATCAACGGTAAGCAACTTTTTGAAAATTTACGGCAGAAAGGCGCTTAACAACACATTGATTGCCTCGATAGGACCGATTACCACCGAAACATTACGAAAGAACAATATTGAAGTTCACATAGAATCGGGAAAACACGATACAAACGGGCTTGCAGAAGCAATCGAACAATACATAACAAAATAA
- the nikR gene encoding nickel-responsive transcriptional regulator NikR, translating to MSELVRFGVSLEKTLLEKFDTFIKERNYTNRSEALRDLIRQELIKKEWLQGEDVAGTITLIYDHHKRDLLNKITDIQHDYQKLIISTQHIHLDHDNCLEIIAARGNPADLQKLADNIRSIKGVKHGTLSMSSVGKNID from the coding sequence ATGTCGGAATTAGTTAGATTCGGGGTATCATTGGAAAAGACTTTACTTGAGAAGTTTGATACGTTTATAAAGGAGAGAAACTATACCAACCGTTCGGAGGCGCTCCGGGATTTAATCCGGCAGGAACTGATAAAAAAGGAATGGCTGCAAGGTGAGGATGTGGCAGGTACAATCACACTCATATATGACCACCACAAGCGAGACTTGCTGAACAAGATTACCGATATTCAACATGATTATCAAAAGCTGATAATCTCAACTCAACATATTCATCTTGACCATGACAATTGCCTTGAAATCATTGCAGCAAGGGGAAACCCGGCGGATTTGCAAAAACTTGCCGATAACATAAGGTCAATAAAGGGCGTCAAGCACGGGACATTGAGTATGTCGAGTGTGGGTAAGAATATCGATTAA
- a CDS encoding acyl-CoA dehydrogenase family protein — translation MLNFSEKHSMIRMIAEKIAKEKIAPRAKEIDATGAFPWDLVDIYKKHGFLYLMLPERFGGLDGDITSLCVVIEELAKVSGAPSLIPLAHNVGLMPIMVAANDEQKEYIYSKIADPDKLHLVAFALTEPEGGSDASHMRTTAKKDGDYFYLNGKKSMITNGAHAQFYTVLAATNPGLRTKGISAFYIEKDYPGVIIGKSEDKMGMRGSDMTELVFDNVRLTKDNLLGKEGDGWDIAMSTLNLSRPAVGAQAVGIAQGALDFSVEYAWKRIQFGQKLADFEGIQFMVADMATQVEASRALVYNAAHLLDMKVYERDKMSAIGVDKLSAMAKVFSADAAMKVTTDAVQILGGYGYTKEYPVERMMRDAKATQIYEGTNQIQRIVIARDIFRKFMP, via the coding sequence ATGTTAAATTTTTCTGAGAAACACAGCATGATAAGGATGATCGCAGAAAAAATAGCCAAAGAAAAAATTGCCCCGAGGGCAAAAGAAATAGATGCAACTGGTGCGTTCCCATGGGACCTTGTGGATATATACAAAAAACACGGTTTTCTATATCTTATGCTGCCCGAGCGTTTTGGAGGGCTTGACGGCGATATTACATCTCTCTGTGTTGTTATCGAGGAGCTTGCCAAGGTTTCGGGTGCTCCGTCATTAATACCACTTGCGCATAATGTCGGCTTGATGCCTATAATGGTGGCGGCAAACGACGAACAAAAAGAATATATATATAGTAAAATAGCAGACCCGGATAAGCTTCATCTTGTTGCCTTTGCCTTGACCGAGCCGGAAGGAGGGTCTGATGCATCGCATATGAGAACGACTGCGAAGAAAGATGGCGACTACTTCTATCTGAACGGGAAAAAGTCAATGATAACAAATGGTGCTCATGCGCAGTTTTATACCGTTCTTGCAGCAACGAACCCGGGTTTGAGGACAAAAGGGATATCAGCGTTTTATATTGAGAAGGATTACCCGGGTGTTATTATTGGAAAGAGTGAAGATAAAATGGGTATGAGAGGCTCAGACATGACGGAGTTAGTATTTGATAATGTCAGGCTTACGAAGGATAATTTGCTTGGGAAGGAAGGTGATGGCTGGGACATTGCAATGTCAACGTTGAACCTTTCAAGACCTGCTGTTGGAGCTCAAGCTGTAGGAATTGCGCAAGGGGCATTGGATTTTTCGGTAGAATATGCCTGGAAGAGGATTCAGTTCGGACAAAAGCTTGCAGATTTTGAAGGTATACAGTTTATGGTAGCAGATATGGCAACCCAGGTGGAAGCGTCTCGCGCCCTTGTGTATAACGCTGCCCATTTACTTGATATGAAGGTCTACGAAAGAGATAAGATGAGCGCAATAGGCGTGGATAAACTATCGGCCATGGCGAAGGTTTTTTCTGCTGATGCTGCCATGAAAGTAACAACTGATGCAGTACAAATCCTTGGAGGATACGGCTATACAAAAGAGTATCCTGTGGAGAGGATGATGAGGGATGCCAAAGCCACACAGATCTACGAAGGAACAAACCAGATACAGAGAATAGTTATTGCAAGGGATATATTCAGGAAGTTCATGCCTTAA
- the mnmA gene encoding tRNA 2-thiouridine(34) synthase MnmA, giving the protein METVFIAMSGGIDSSFTAYLLKQKGYKVVGITFQLLPEAIKSTKNPKACCSIETIHRAKKMANDLSIPHYIINMRKEFEEHVINNFLNEYKHGRTPNPCILCNKYIKFQSFLDKALSIGADKIATGHYAIIDQTSGGYTIRKGTDKAKDQSYFLYPIKEGLLKHILFPLGTYTKDNLRVNAGKLGWNLQNVKESQDICFIPEGNYRDFLSNYMELKEGPVYHAEGTFMGMHNGIHLYTIGQRRGLNIPYKEPLYVIEIIPDKNTLIVGPKEYLKRKKLVAHSTNFFNMNAPPGLAPGSLSAKVRYRQKEEACTFTISDDLLYIDFKNPLYSIAPGQSVVIYKDDAIVCGGIIRSSE; this is encoded by the coding sequence ATGGAAACCGTATTCATTGCTATGAGCGGAGGCATAGACAGCTCATTTACTGCGTATCTTCTCAAACAGAAGGGTTATAAAGTAGTAGGAATTACCTTTCAACTTCTACCTGAAGCAATTAAGAGCACTAAAAACCCGAAGGCGTGCTGTTCAATAGAAACTATTCACAGGGCCAAGAAGATGGCGAACGACCTTTCTATACCACACTATATAATTAATATGAGGAAAGAGTTTGAGGAGCATGTAATAAATAATTTCTTAAATGAATATAAGCATGGTAGAACCCCTAATCCCTGTATCCTCTGCAATAAATACATCAAGTTTCAATCTTTTCTCGATAAAGCATTGTCCATTGGGGCAGATAAAATCGCCACCGGCCATTATGCAATTATAGATCAAACATCGGGCGGTTATACAATAAGAAAAGGAACAGATAAGGCAAAAGATCAATCCTATTTTTTATACCCGATTAAAGAAGGACTGTTGAAACACATCCTTTTCCCCCTTGGAACTTATACAAAAGACAACTTAAGAGTTAATGCAGGTAAGTTGGGCTGGAATCTGCAAAATGTCAAGGAAAGCCAGGATATCTGTTTTATTCCTGAAGGGAATTATAGAGATTTCCTATCAAATTACATGGAATTAAAAGAAGGACCGGTTTACCATGCTGAAGGTACATTCATGGGGATGCATAATGGCATTCACCTGTACACAATCGGCCAGAGAAGAGGTCTGAATATTCCATATAAAGAACCTTTATACGTTATCGAGATCATCCCGGACAAAAATACCCTGATTGTCGGACCAAAAGAATATCTCAAAAGAAAAAAACTTGTAGCCCATAGTACAAATTTTTTTAATATGAATGCGCCGCCCGGTCTTGCCCCCGGTAGTCTCTCCGCAAAAGTACGATACAGGCAAAAAGAAGAGGCCTGTACATTTACAATATCGGATGATCTTTTATATATAGATTTTAAAAATCCCCTATATTCAATAGCACCAGGGCAGTCTGTGGTTATATACAAAGATGATGCAATTGTCTGCGGAGGGATCATCAGGAGCAGTGAATAA
- a CDS encoding S41 family peptidase: MSKKLKLSISVFFVFIFVLGFLIGAQGKKTYATGADSKEMYEYLKTFSDVIDLVKKNYVDDVKDKEVVYAAIKGILESLDPHSSFLTPDMYKDMQSETKGEFGGIGIEITIKDGFPTVIAPIEDTPAYKAGIKTGDHILKIDGKLARNMGLMDVVKLIRGSKGKPVTLTIMRDGFASPRDFNVVRDVIVVKSVKYRMLEDNYGYVRIAQFQEKTTKDLDNAIKELEKANKDKPLKGIVLDLRNNPGGLLEQAVEVSDKFLADGLIVYIEGKKKDDSKVKFYANKKNDYMGPLVVLVNDGSASAAEIVSGALQDYKRAILVGTKTFGKGSVQTIFPLGDGSAVRLTTAKYFTPKGRSIQAEGITPDIIVDNNVTKGKEKVVPIKEKDLERHIESDKNATKPGENEDSSKKITSEDDFQLSMGLQILKGWEALRGK; the protein is encoded by the coding sequence ATGAGTAAAAAATTAAAGTTATCGATAAGCGTTTTTTTCGTCTTCATTTTTGTTCTCGGTTTTCTTATTGGCGCACAAGGAAAAAAGACATATGCAACAGGTGCTGACAGTAAGGAAATGTATGAATATTTGAAGACATTCTCAGATGTTATCGACTTGGTAAAGAAAAACTATGTTGATGATGTGAAGGATAAAGAAGTTGTCTATGCCGCAATAAAAGGGATTCTCGAATCTCTTGACCCTCATTCTTCCTTTTTAACGCCCGATATGTATAAAGATATGCAGAGCGAGACGAAAGGTGAATTTGGGGGCATCGGCATTGAAATTACAATAAAAGATGGATTCCCGACCGTTATCGCACCAATAGAAGATACGCCCGCATACAAGGCCGGTATAAAAACAGGGGACCATATTCTCAAGATAGACGGCAAGCTGGCAAGAAATATGGGTCTTATGGATGTTGTTAAGTTGATAAGAGGCTCCAAGGGCAAGCCTGTTACACTCACTATTATGAGAGACGGTTTTGCTTCACCCAGGGATTTTAATGTTGTGCGGGATGTTATAGTAGTTAAAAGTGTGAAATACAGAATGTTGGAAGACAATTATGGATATGTCCGTATTGCCCAGTTTCAGGAAAAAACAACAAAAGACCTCGACAATGCCATAAAAGAACTGGAAAAAGCCAATAAAGACAAACCGCTCAAGGGCATTGTACTTGACCTGAGAAATAATCCCGGTGGACTCCTGGAGCAAGCCGTTGAGGTCTCTGATAAGTTTCTTGCCGATGGCCTTATCGTCTATATAGAGGGCAAAAAAAAGGATGATAGTAAAGTAAAATTTTATGCAAACAAGAAGAACGATTATATGGGTCCGCTCGTAGTATTGGTGAATGATGGAAGTGCAAGCGCGGCTGAGATAGTTTCGGGTGCTTTGCAAGATTACAAAAGGGCTATTTTAGTGGGAACAAAGACTTTTGGAAAAGGTTCTGTACAGACGATTTTTCCGCTTGGCGATGGCTCGGCTGTGAGACTGACGACAGCAAAATATTTTACTCCAAAAGGCAGGTCTATACAGGCAGAAGGCATAACGCCCGATATAATTGTTGATAATAATGTAACAAAAGGAAAAGAAAAGGTTGTTCCAATTAAGGAGAAAGACCTGGAAAGACATATTGAATCGGATAAAAATGCAACAAAACCCGGAGAGAACGAAGATAGCAGTAAAAAAATAACCAGTGAAGACGATTTTCAATTATCTATGGGACTCCAGATATTAAAAGGCTGGGAAGCACTGAGGGGGAAGTAA
- the lexA gene encoding transcriptional repressor LexA translates to MKGLTATQKKVLEFLKAYSGNHGYPPTVREIGAYFGFLWPAARRHLQSLAKKGVLRITPSKSRGIEIVGAATAGTCIVPVLGKVRAGEPTLAIEEIAGHITVDRALFPVEDIFSLKIIGDSMKEAGIFHGDFVIVKPQHIIGHGEIGVVIIGDEATIKRVLFENERVILKPENNNMESVIYNPEEVTIAGKVIGLVRNRI, encoded by the coding sequence ATGAAAGGGTTAACAGCCACTCAGAAAAAGGTCCTTGAATTTTTAAAGGCATACTCGGGAAATCATGGGTATCCTCCAACCGTACGGGAGATAGGAGCTTACTTCGGATTTCTCTGGCCTGCTGCAAGGAGACACCTTCAGTCTCTTGCAAAAAAAGGCGTTCTCCGTATAACCCCTTCAAAGTCAAGGGGGATAGAGATTGTAGGTGCTGCGACGGCAGGTACATGCATAGTTCCTGTGCTGGGGAAGGTAAGGGCAGGGGAACCAACACTGGCAATCGAAGAAATTGCCGGGCATATTACTGTTGACAGAGCGCTTTTCCCGGTTGAGGATATTTTTTCTTTAAAAATAATCGGGGACAGCATGAAAGAGGCAGGGATATTCCACGGAGATTTTGTGATAGTGAAACCTCAACATATCATCGGGCATGGAGAGATAGGCGTGGTCATCATCGGCGATGAAGCAACAATTAAGAGAGTTCTTTTTGAGAATGAAAGGGTCATCCTGAAACCGGAAAATAACAATATGGAATCCGTAATATACAACCCAGAAGAAGTAACCATTGCCGGAAAGGTGATAGGTCTTGTCAGAAACAGGATATAG